In Nocardia asteroides, the following proteins share a genomic window:
- a CDS encoding SURF1 family cytochrome oxidase biogenesis protein, whose amino-acid sequence MRKLTFLLRPSWLILAVIVAAFAYLCFTVLAPWQLGKNTSTEHRNQLIADSVRADPVDVTSVLDGDPAAHTEWRRVTANGAYVADSTVLVRLRHLDGAPGYAVLAAFRLDDGRTLLVDRGLVAAVDGTRPPQIAAPPAGPQRLEARVRASEGVVADKPPSTQDGYRQVYTVDTTQEATVLGTPLTALPTGTDKGGYLQLAADQPGAFTPTPLPQLDAGPYLSYGLQWLAFGIMAPLGLGYFVVAELRARRRDRAESTPAAQPTDTATPATTEARLADRYGRNR is encoded by the coding sequence ATCCGCAAACTCACCTTCCTGCTGCGCCCGAGCTGGCTGATCCTCGCGGTGATCGTCGCGGCGTTCGCCTACCTGTGCTTCACGGTGCTCGCGCCGTGGCAGCTGGGCAAGAACACCAGCACCGAGCACCGCAACCAGCTGATCGCCGACTCGGTGCGGGCCGACCCGGTGGACGTGACGAGCGTGCTCGACGGTGATCCGGCCGCTCACACCGAGTGGCGGCGGGTCACCGCGAACGGCGCCTACGTCGCGGATTCGACGGTGCTGGTGCGGCTGCGTCATCTCGACGGCGCCCCCGGCTACGCGGTGCTGGCCGCCTTCCGGCTGGACGACGGCCGCACCCTCCTGGTCGACCGCGGCCTGGTCGCCGCGGTGGACGGCACCCGTCCGCCGCAGATCGCCGCCCCGCCGGCCGGCCCGCAGCGCCTCGAAGCGCGGGTGCGCGCCTCGGAGGGCGTCGTCGCCGACAAGCCGCCGAGCACGCAGGACGGCTACCGCCAGGTGTACACCGTCGACACCACCCAGGAAGCCACCGTCCTCGGCACCCCGCTGACCGCCCTGCCCACCGGCACCGACAAGGGCGGTTATCTCCAGCTCGCCGCGGACCAGCCCGGCGCCTTCACTCCCACCCCGCTCCCCCAGCTCGACGCGGGCCCCTACCTCTCCTACGGCCTCCAGTGGCTGGCCTTCGGCATCATGGCTCCGCTCGGCCTCGGGTACTTCGTCGTCGCCGAACTCCGCGCCCGCCGCCGCGACCGCGCCGAGTCCACCCCGGCCGCGCAGCCCACGGATACCGCGACCCCGGCCACCACCGAAGCCCGCCTGGCCGACCGCTACGGCCGCAACCGCTGA
- a CDS encoding arsenate reductase/protein-tyrosine-phosphatase family protein has product MAAKMFEAHLYRAGLANRVRVTSAGTGSWHVGDPADPRTEATLRRAGYPTDHIAATFGTDHRDADLIIALDTGHDRELAHRGVPTEQRRLLRSFDPAADGSDVPDPYYGDQTDFDLVRDQIEAAIPGLLDWVRAALDAHTVADAQR; this is encoded by the coding sequence ATGGCGGCGAAGATGTTCGAGGCGCATCTGTACCGTGCCGGTCTCGCGAACCGGGTACGGGTGACCAGCGCGGGCACCGGATCGTGGCATGTGGGCGATCCGGCCGATCCGCGTACCGAGGCCACGCTGCGCCGGGCCGGCTACCCCACCGACCACATCGCGGCCACCTTCGGCACCGATCACCGCGACGCCGACCTGATCATCGCCCTCGACACCGGGCACGACCGGGAGCTGGCGCACCGCGGCGTCCCCACCGAGCAGCGCCGCCTGCTGCGCAGCTTCGACCCCGCCGCCGACGGCAGCGACGTGCCCGACCCGTACTACGGCGACCAGACCGACTTCGACCTGGTCCGCGACCAGATCGAGGCCGCCATCCCCGGCCTGCTCGACTGGGTGCGCGCCGCACTGGACGCCCACACCGTGGCCGACGCGCAGCGATGA
- a CDS encoding pyridoxal phosphate-dependent aminotransferase, translating into MFQDSVDPAMLRHHGDVDARPGMLDFAVNVRGTAPPAWLRDRLAARLDDLGRYPSAADEAAARAAVAARHGRRPDEVLLLAGAAEGFALLPRLTPRLAAVIHPSFTEPELALREAGIPVTRVVLEPPYTLDPALVPEDADLVVLGNPTNPTSVLHPAAMIHALRRPGRIVVVDEAFADAVVGAGSSADSDSDQPALGAAVAHGPGIASLAESRPLAPAVPDSFVGSGSQAGQDAVAGLGLKAGQDALAGSASSGAPDTLTVRAVQGDPESLAALSAPDVLVLRSLTKTWALAGLRCGYALGAPEVLARLTHGRPHWPLGTLQLEAISATAEPSAVAAAREHAGDIAVERSAMIERLTALGIEVHTPAAGPFLLLRVTDGELVRKRLADRGIAVRRADTFPGLGPDHLRVAVRAPGEVDRLIDGLRAALW; encoded by the coding sequence GTGTTCCAGGACTCCGTCGACCCCGCGATGCTGCGCCACCACGGCGACGTGGACGCGCGCCCTGGCATGCTCGATTTCGCGGTCAACGTCCGCGGCACCGCCCCGCCCGCCTGGTTGCGCGACCGCCTCGCCGCCCGCCTCGACGACCTCGGCCGCTACCCGTCCGCCGCGGACGAGGCCGCCGCCCGCGCCGCCGTCGCCGCCCGGCACGGCCGCCGTCCCGACGAAGTCCTGCTGCTCGCTGGCGCCGCCGAGGGCTTCGCCCTCCTACCCCGCCTGACCCCGCGCCTGGCCGCGGTGATCCACCCGTCCTTCACCGAACCCGAGCTGGCCCTGCGCGAGGCGGGCATCCCGGTGACCCGCGTGGTGCTGGAACCGCCGTACACGCTCGACCCGGCTCTGGTCCCGGAGGACGCGGACCTCGTCGTTCTCGGCAACCCGACCAACCCCACCTCGGTGCTGCACCCCGCCGCGATGATCCACGCGCTGCGCAGGCCGGGCCGGATCGTCGTGGTCGACGAGGCTTTTGCCGACGCCGTCGTCGGGGCCGGGTCGTCGGCCGATTCCGACAGCGACCAACCTGCGCTCGGTGCGGCCGTCGCCCACGGGCCCGGCATCGCCTCATTGGCCGAATCGCGGCCACTCGCCCCAGCGGTACCCGACTCGTTCGTCGGGTCGGGGTCGCAGGCCGGTCAGGACGCGGTCGCCGGGCTGGGATTGAAGGCAGGTCAGGATGCGCTCGCAGGGTCGGCATCGTCCGGTGCTCCGGACACCCTCACTGTGCGCGCGGTGCAGGGCGATCCCGAATCGCTGGCCGCACTTTCGGCGCCTGATGTGCTCGTGCTGCGCAGTCTCACCAAGACCTGGGCGCTGGCCGGGTTGCGGTGCGGGTATGCGCTGGGTGCGCCGGAGGTGCTGGCCCGGCTGACCCACGGGCGCCCGCACTGGCCGTTGGGCACTCTCCAGCTCGAGGCGATCAGCGCCACCGCCGAACCGTCGGCCGTCGCCGCGGCCCGGGAGCACGCGGGCGACATCGCCGTCGAGCGGTCGGCCATGATCGAGCGGCTCACCGCGCTCGGCATCGAGGTGCACACCCCGGCCGCGGGCCCGTTCCTGCTGCTGCGCGTCACCGACGGTGAGCTGGTGCGCAAACGCCTGGCCGATCGCGGGATCGCCGTGCGCCGAGCCGATACCTTCCCGGGCCTCGGACCGGATCACCTGCGGGTCGCCGTCCGCGCGCCCGGCGAGGTCGACCGATTGATCGACGGGCTGCGAGCGGCGCTGTGGTGA
- a CDS encoding Nif3-like dinuclear metal center hexameric protein — translation MEEAAVSDLAELIGVLDAAYPPRLAESWDSVGLVCGDPAQEVSRVLFAVDATAAVVDEAIAWGAQALVVHHPLLLRGVDTVAADTPKGALLHRLIRSGCALFSAHTNADSADPGVSDALAAAVGLTVTGPLDPKPVASVDKWVIQVPQTHTASLMSALFTAGAGAIGDYREAAWYTAGTGQFRPLPGANPAIGAVGAVETVTEDAVEVVAAPTSRLAVLAALRAAHPYEEPAYHVTERAPLPSSLGIGRIGELAEPETLRDFTARVGVGLPRTVWGVRAAGDPDRLIHRVAVCGGAGDSYLNAAIRAGVDAYLTSDLRHHPVDEHLRRGGPALIDAAHWATEFPWCGQAEQFVRAALPGVTTRVSDLRTDPWTVTG, via the coding sequence ATGGAGGAGGCGGCGGTGTCCGACCTGGCCGAACTGATCGGGGTACTCGACGCGGCGTATCCGCCCCGGCTGGCCGAATCGTGGGATTCGGTGGGGCTGGTGTGTGGCGACCCGGCGCAGGAGGTGAGCAGGGTGCTGTTCGCCGTGGACGCCACCGCCGCCGTCGTCGACGAGGCGATCGCGTGGGGCGCCCAGGCGCTGGTCGTGCACCATCCGCTGCTGTTGCGTGGGGTCGACACCGTCGCGGCCGACACCCCCAAGGGCGCGCTGCTGCACCGGCTGATCCGTTCCGGCTGCGCCCTGTTCTCCGCGCACACCAACGCCGACTCCGCCGACCCGGGCGTCTCCGACGCGCTCGCCGCCGCCGTCGGCCTCACCGTCACCGGCCCGCTGGACCCCAAACCCGTTGCCTCGGTGGACAAATGGGTGATCCAGGTGCCGCAGACGCATACCGCCTCGCTGATGTCGGCGCTGTTCACCGCGGGCGCCGGCGCGATCGGCGACTACCGCGAGGCCGCCTGGTACACCGCGGGCACCGGCCAATTCCGGCCGCTGCCCGGCGCGAATCCGGCGATCGGGGCGGTGGGCGCGGTGGAGACCGTCACCGAGGACGCCGTCGAGGTGGTCGCCGCGCCGACCTCGCGTCTCGCCGTGCTGGCCGCGCTGCGCGCCGCGCACCCGTATGAAGAGCCCGCCTACCACGTCACCGAGCGTGCGCCGCTGCCGTCCTCGCTCGGCATCGGCCGCATCGGCGAACTCGCCGAGCCCGAGACCCTGCGCGATTTCACCGCCCGGGTCGGCGTCGGCCTGCCGCGCACCGTCTGGGGTGTGCGCGCCGCGGGTGACCCGGACCGGCTGATCCACCGGGTCGCGGTGTGCGGCGGCGCGGGCGACTCCTACCTGAACGCCGCCATCCGCGCGGGTGTCGACGCCTACCTCACCTCCGACCTGCGCCACCACCCCGTCGACGAGCACCTGCGCCGCGGCGGCCCCGCCCTCATCGATGCCGCGCACTGGGCCACCGAGTTCCCCTGGTGTGGGCAGGCCGAACAGTTCGTGCGCGCCGCCCTGCCCGGCGTCACGACCCGGGTGTCCGACCTGCGCACCGACCCGTGGACGGTCACCGGCTGA
- a CDS encoding zinc ribbon domain-containing protein, whose product MNVEPSVQSKLLQLAAVDAELTRIAHRRNALPEQQEVARLATERNGYKDAAVAVEIGMDDLDRDIRKLEGEVEAVRKREDRDRGMLTAGTVAAKQLAEIQHELGSLERRRSVLEDELLTVMEQREAMAADHDHAGARLSKADQDLADAERLRDEALADLDVAQQRCDQDRSGLVGLFPDELLAVYDKQRAAHGVGAALLQARRCGACRIEIDRGEMQRIAKAAPEAVLRCPECSAIMVRTKESGL is encoded by the coding sequence TTGAATGTCGAACCGTCGGTCCAGTCCAAGCTGCTCCAGCTCGCCGCTGTCGATGCCGAGTTGACGCGGATCGCGCACCGCAGGAACGCGCTGCCCGAGCAGCAGGAGGTGGCCCGGCTCGCGACCGAGCGCAACGGCTACAAGGATGCCGCCGTCGCCGTGGAGATCGGCATGGACGATCTGGATCGCGACATCCGCAAGCTCGAGGGTGAGGTCGAGGCGGTCCGCAAGCGCGAGGACCGCGACCGCGGCATGCTCACCGCGGGCACCGTCGCCGCCAAGCAACTCGCCGAGATCCAGCACGAGCTGGGCAGCCTGGAACGCCGCCGCTCGGTGCTCGAGGACGAACTGCTGACCGTGATGGAACAGCGCGAGGCCATGGCCGCCGACCACGATCACGCCGGTGCCCGGCTGAGCAAGGCCGACCAGGACCTCGCCGACGCCGAACGCCTGCGTGACGAGGCGCTGGCCGATCTCGACGTCGCCCAGCAGCGCTGCGATCAGGACCGGTCCGGCCTGGTCGGCCTTTTCCCCGACGAGCTGCTCGCCGTCTACGACAAGCAGCGCGCCGCCCACGGGGTCGGCGCCGCCCTGCTGCAGGCCCGCCGCTGCGGCGCCTGCCGGATCGAGATCGACCGCGGCGAGATGCAGCGCATCGCCAAGGCCGCGCCCGAGGCGGTGCTGCGCTGCCCGGAATGCTCCGCGATCATGGTGCGCACCAAGGAATCGGGGCTGTGA
- a CDS encoding bifunctional RNase H/acid phosphatase, whose product MTEVIVEADGGSRGNPGPAGYGAVVFDADHARVLAERKEFVGVATNNVAEYRGLIAGLAAAAELGARVVAVRMDSKLVVEQMSGRWKVKHPSMIPLAEQARALAAGFDRVSFTWIPRAQNSHADRLANEAMDDGDTVATVRTAVAAGHAPGDQVAVPAAPEPTAAQKVSVAPGWTGAVGRPTRLLLLRHGQTELSVQRRYSGRGNPPLTELGREQADRAAKMLAAKGDIAAVVTSPLQRARATAEAAAAALDVPLRVLDGLIETDFGDWEGLTFAEAVQRDPQLHADWLGDPSIPAPGGESFDQVRERIEGVRRDLVALYPGENVVVVSHVTPIKTLVQLALGVGPSLLYRLHLDLASLCVAEFYPDGGSSVRLVNDTSYL is encoded by the coding sequence ATGACCGAGGTGATCGTCGAGGCCGACGGTGGTTCGCGCGGCAATCCCGGCCCGGCCGGGTACGGCGCGGTGGTCTTCGACGCCGACCACGCGCGGGTGCTGGCCGAGCGCAAGGAGTTCGTGGGTGTCGCCACGAACAATGTGGCCGAATATCGCGGCCTGATCGCCGGTTTGGCGGCCGCGGCCGAACTCGGCGCGCGGGTGGTCGCGGTGCGGATGGACTCCAAGCTCGTGGTCGAGCAGATGTCGGGACGCTGGAAGGTCAAGCACCCGTCGATGATTCCGCTGGCCGAGCAGGCCCGTGCGCTGGCCGCCGGGTTCGATCGGGTCAGCTTCACCTGGATCCCGCGCGCGCAGAACTCCCATGCCGACCGGCTGGCGAACGAGGCGATGGACGACGGCGACACGGTCGCCACCGTGCGCACCGCCGTCGCCGCCGGGCACGCGCCCGGCGACCAGGTCGCCGTGCCCGCGGCGCCGGAACCCACTGCGGCGCAGAAGGTTTCGGTGGCGCCGGGCTGGACGGGCGCGGTCGGCAGGCCGACCCGGCTGTTGCTGCTGCGGCACGGCCAGACCGAGCTGTCGGTGCAGCGCCGCTATTCCGGCCGCGGCAATCCGCCGCTCACCGAACTGGGGCGTGAACAGGCCGACCGGGCCGCGAAGATGCTGGCCGCCAAGGGCGATATCGCCGCCGTGGTCACCTCGCCGCTGCAGCGGGCCCGCGCCACCGCCGAGGCCGCGGCCGCCGCGCTGGACGTGCCGCTGCGAGTCCTGGACGGGCTGATCGAAACCGACTTCGGCGACTGGGAGGGACTCACCTTCGCCGAGGCCGTGCAGCGCGATCCGCAACTGCACGCCGACTGGCTGGGCGATCCGTCGATCCCCGCGCCGGGTGGGGAGAGCTTCGACCAGGTGCGTGAGCGGATCGAAGGGGTGCGCCGCGATCTGGTGGCGCTGTATCCGGGCGAGAACGTCGTGGTGGTCAGCCATGTCACGCCGATCAAGACGCTGGTGCAGCTGGCACTGGGTGTCGGACCCTCGTTGCTGTACCGGTTGCACCTGGATCTGGCCTCGCTGTGCGTCGCCGAGTTCTATCCCGACGGCGGCTCCTCGGTGCGGCTGGTCAACGACACCTCCTACCTGTAG
- a CDS encoding S1 family peptidase, translating into MAAFAAAIAGALTASAGAGSVSADPSVVLGAASGIVFDNNSGCSLTAIGHDNAGRLVGLTAGHCAPTGARVGAEQALQAGVIGTVAFSDDGDYLDFAVLQLDASKVVPVRTIGQTTVAGIGAQPGPGATVCSDGRTSGRSCGVVWGELEGTSINQYCSQPGDSGGPVVVGDQLVGMNQGRLTGLGPVDFDVPCTGGANPIHSPAYFQPIQVILDVLNRAGGVGAGFRPI; encoded by the coding sequence ATGGCGGCGTTCGCGGCGGCCATCGCGGGGGCGCTCACCGCGTCCGCTGGTGCGGGCAGCGTGTCGGCCGATCCGAGCGTGGTGCTCGGCGCGGCCTCGGGCATCGTCTTCGACAACAACTCCGGTTGCTCGCTGACGGCCATCGGCCACGACAACGCAGGCCGTCTGGTCGGCCTGACCGCCGGGCACTGCGCGCCGACGGGGGCGCGGGTCGGCGCCGAGCAGGCGCTGCAGGCCGGCGTGATCGGCACCGTCGCCTTCTCCGACGACGGCGACTACCTGGACTTCGCGGTGCTGCAGCTGGACGCGTCGAAGGTGGTGCCGGTCCGCACCATCGGGCAGACCACCGTCGCCGGCATCGGGGCCCAGCCGGGTCCGGGCGCCACCGTGTGCTCGGACGGTCGCACCAGCGGTCGCAGCTGCGGCGTGGTGTGGGGTGAGCTCGAAGGCACCTCGATCAACCAGTACTGCTCGCAGCCGGGCGATTCCGGCGGTCCGGTCGTCGTCGGCGACCAGCTGGTCGGCATGAACCAGGGCAGGCTCACCGGCCTGGGCCCCGTCGATTTCGACGTGCCGTGCACCGGTGGCGCCAACCCGATCCACTCGCCCGCCTACTTCCAGCCCATCCAGGTCATCCTGGACGTGCTGAACCGCGCGGGTGGCGTCGGCGCGGGCTTCCGCCCGATCTGA
- a CDS encoding helix-turn-helix domain-containing protein — MTALRTGIGPLLREWRQRRKLSQLELALAADTSSRHLSYLETGRSQPSRAMVLRLCETLDVPLRERNTLLLAAGYAPAYRESALDDAALSPARHAIETMLAAHEPYPAVVVDRWWDVVAGNAAMPVLMTGVPEHLLTPRPNVFRLVLHPDGLARRLENLRQVRELFLERLLRQLGATGDARLRSLYDEVRGYPVPADSPGGYEPTGPFQVPIRISSPLGPLTMFSTMATFGAPADVTLSELAIEFFYPMDDTTAAALRAMAAQ; from the coding sequence ATGACGGCGCTTCGGACGGGGATCGGGCCGCTGCTGCGGGAATGGCGGCAGCGGCGCAAGCTCAGCCAGCTCGAGCTGGCGCTCGCGGCCGACACCTCCTCGCGGCATCTGTCCTATCTCGAGACCGGGCGTTCCCAGCCGAGCCGGGCGATGGTGCTGCGCCTGTGCGAAACCCTGGATGTGCCGCTGCGGGAACGCAATACGCTGCTCCTGGCCGCCGGTTACGCGCCCGCGTACCGGGAGTCGGCGCTCGACGATGCCGCGCTGTCGCCCGCGCGGCACGCGATCGAGACGATGCTCGCCGCACACGAGCCGTATCCGGCGGTGGTGGTCGATCGCTGGTGGGATGTGGTGGCGGGCAATGCCGCGATGCCCGTGCTGATGACCGGCGTGCCCGAACACCTGCTGACGCCGCGCCCCAACGTCTTCCGGCTGGTCCTGCACCCCGACGGACTCGCGCGGCGGCTGGAGAACCTGCGCCAGGTGCGCGAGCTGTTCCTGGAACGGCTGCTGCGTCAGCTCGGCGCGACCGGTGACGCGCGGCTGCGCTCGCTCTACGACGAGGTGCGCGGCTATCCGGTACCGGCGGATTCGCCCGGCGGCTACGAGCCGACCGGACCGTTCCAGGTGCCGATCCGGATCAGCTCGCCACTCGGCCCGCTCACGATGTTCTCCACCATGGCCACCTTCGGCGCCCCGGCCGATGTGACCCTGTCCGAGCTCGCGATCGAGTTCTTCTACCCGATGGACGACACCACCGCGGCGGCGCTGCGCGCGATGGCCGCGCAGTGA
- a CDS encoding alpha/beta hydrolase, whose amino-acid sequence MERVDVSFPSGDQQCAAWLYLPDGAPRPRPLVIMGHGLGATREMGLDRYARRFVAAGMGVLAFDYRHFGASEGAPRQVLNIPRQRQDWKAAIAYARSIRGFDATRIALWGTSFGGGHVLSVAPDDDYLAAVVAQVPFTSGWASALAKGPISVTKVATIAATDLLVGPIRRKPVPIRLAGRKRAAALMSAADVPEGFGRLAEESETYRPKVGARVAFSTLFDSPGRRAKSLKVPVFYAIAENDSVAPAGPTRKAAERTKHAVVKQYPVGHFDVYFDDVFEQVVRDQTDFLVSVLRP is encoded by the coding sequence ATGGAACGTGTCGACGTCAGTTTCCCTTCGGGAGACCAGCAGTGCGCTGCCTGGCTCTACCTGCCCGACGGTGCGCCCCGGCCGCGCCCGCTGGTGATCATGGGACACGGGCTGGGGGCAACCCGCGAAATGGGGTTGGATCGATATGCGCGGCGGTTCGTCGCGGCGGGGATGGGGGTGCTGGCGTTCGACTACCGGCATTTCGGTGCCAGCGAGGGTGCGCCCCGCCAGGTGCTCAACATCCCCCGCCAGCGGCAGGACTGGAAGGCCGCAATCGCCTACGCGCGCAGCATCCGTGGCTTCGACGCCACCCGGATCGCGCTGTGGGGCACCTCGTTCGGCGGCGGGCATGTGCTGTCCGTGGCGCCCGACGACGACTATCTGGCCGCGGTGGTCGCGCAGGTGCCGTTCACCAGCGGGTGGGCTTCGGCGCTGGCGAAGGGACCGATCAGCGTCACCAAGGTCGCCACCATCGCCGCCACCGACCTGCTGGTCGGCCCGATCCGCCGCAAGCCGGTGCCGATCCGGCTGGCGGGCCGCAAGCGCGCGGCGGCGCTGATGAGTGCCGCCGACGTGCCGGAGGGGTTCGGCAGGCTCGCCGAGGAGAGCGAGACCTACCGCCCGAAAGTCGGTGCCCGCGTAGCCTTCTCGACCCTGTTCGACTCCCCCGGCCGCCGCGCCAAGTCGCTCAAGGTCCCGGTGTTCTACGCCATCGCCGAAAACGACTCGGTGGCCCCCGCCGGCCCCACCCGCAAGGCCGCCGAACGCACCAAGCACGCCGTGGTCAAGCAGTACCCGGTGGGCCATTTCGACGTCTACTTCGACGACGTGTTCGAGCAGGTGGTCCGCGACCAGACCGACTTCCTGGTCTCGGTCCTGCGTCCCTGA